From Burkholderia pseudomultivorans, the proteins below share one genomic window:
- a CDS encoding FMN-binding negative transcriptional regulator — translation MYVPADFDESRPDALRELIVQHPFASLITHGADGLDANHLPFELVPVDGGLGELHAHVARANPVWRAVANGDEVLAIFRAGDAYISPNWYPSKHATHRQVPTWNYVVVHAHGRITVRDDEKFVRGVVARLTRTHEASQPVPWKMGDAPQDYLDTMLQSIVGLQIEITRLVGKRKLGQNKAAADIRGAADALIANGQAAIGDAMLAEADAKREREAQGGA, via the coding sequence ATGTATGTCCCCGCCGATTTCGACGAATCCCGCCCCGACGCGCTGCGCGAACTGATCGTGCAGCATCCGTTCGCCAGCCTGATCACGCACGGCGCGGACGGGCTCGATGCGAACCACCTGCCGTTCGAGCTGGTGCCGGTCGACGGCGGGCTCGGCGAGCTGCACGCGCACGTCGCGCGCGCGAATCCGGTCTGGCGGGCGGTCGCGAACGGCGACGAGGTGCTGGCGATCTTCCGCGCGGGCGACGCGTACATCTCGCCGAACTGGTATCCGAGCAAGCACGCGACGCACCGGCAGGTGCCGACGTGGAACTACGTGGTCGTGCATGCGCACGGGCGCATCACCGTGCGCGACGACGAGAAGTTCGTGCGCGGCGTGGTCGCGCGGCTGACGCGCACGCACGAGGCGTCGCAGCCGGTGCCATGGAAGATGGGCGATGCGCCGCAGGACTATCTCGACACGATGCTGCAGTCGATCGTCGGGCTGCAGATCGAGATCACGCGGCTGGTGGGCAAGCGCAAGCTCGGGCAGAACAAGGCGGCCGCGGACATTCGCGGTGCGGCCGATGCGCTGATCGCGAACGGCCAGGCGGCGATCGGCGACGCGATGCTGGCCGAGGCCGACGCGAAGCGCGAACGGGAGGCGCAGGGCGGGGCCTGA
- a CDS encoding thioredoxin family protein → MLPRLKTAVLGIALAAAAGLTAFAGTRADADMPTAAAGAAAPDFTGIERWHNSAPLTLDQLRGKVVLVDFWTYSCINCIHTIPYVKDWDRKYRDQGLVVVGVHTPEYPFERDAGNVADAIRRFGIRYPVAQDNRYATWRAYDNQYWPALYLIDASGKVVYTRYGERGYDKTEAAIRGALAQAAQAAQVAQVAQVAQSAQVAQAAPAARPATGTR, encoded by the coding sequence ATGCTGCCCAGACTCAAGACCGCCGTCCTCGGCATCGCCCTCGCCGCCGCGGCCGGGCTCACCGCCTTCGCGGGCACCCGCGCCGACGCCGACATGCCGACCGCGGCGGCCGGCGCGGCGGCGCCCGACTTCACCGGCATCGAGCGCTGGCACAACAGCGCGCCGCTGACGCTCGACCAGTTGCGCGGCAAGGTCGTGCTCGTCGATTTCTGGACGTACTCGTGCATCAACTGCATTCATACGATTCCATACGTGAAGGACTGGGACCGCAAGTATCGCGACCAGGGGCTCGTCGTGGTCGGCGTGCATACGCCCGAGTATCCGTTCGAGCGCGATGCCGGCAACGTCGCCGATGCGATCCGGCGCTTCGGCATCCGCTATCCGGTCGCGCAGGACAACCGCTACGCCACCTGGCGCGCGTACGACAACCAGTACTGGCCCGCGCTGTACCTGATCGATGCGAGCGGCAAGGTCGTCTATACGCGCTATGGCGAACGCGGGTACGACAAGACTGAAGCCGCGATTCGCGGCGCGCTCGCTCAGGCCGCGCAGGCCGCTCAGGTCGCTCAGGTCGCTCAGGTCGCTCAGTCCGCTCAGGTCGCGCAGGCGGCGCCGGCTGCGCGGCCTGCGACAGGCACGCGCTGA
- a CDS encoding response regulator has translation MDKIDHVLIVDDDRAIRELIADYLEKNGMRVSLAANGREMRGVLDDGAPDLIVLDLMLPGEDGLALCRDLRAGKFRTVPVLMLTARGEETDRIVGLEMGADDYLAKPFAVRELLARIRSVLRRARMLPPGMQVTETAGMLGFGEWRLDTTGRHLLDTDGTLVALSGAEYRLLRVFLDHPQRVLTRDQLLNLTQGRQSDPFDRSIDLLVSRLRQRLRDGAREPRYIKTLRNEGYVFSSAVTVIEGAQ, from the coding sequence ATGGACAAGATCGACCACGTGCTGATCGTCGACGACGATCGCGCCATTCGCGAACTGATCGCCGACTATCTGGAAAAGAACGGCATGCGCGTGTCGCTGGCCGCGAACGGCCGCGAGATGCGCGGCGTGCTCGACGACGGCGCGCCCGACCTGATCGTGCTGGACCTGATGCTGCCGGGCGAGGACGGCCTCGCGCTGTGCCGCGACCTGCGCGCCGGCAAGTTCCGTACGGTGCCGGTGCTGATGCTGACCGCGCGCGGCGAGGAAACCGACCGCATCGTCGGCCTCGAGATGGGCGCCGACGACTACCTTGCGAAGCCGTTCGCGGTGCGCGAGTTGCTTGCGCGGATCCGCTCGGTGCTGCGCCGCGCGCGCATGCTGCCGCCCGGCATGCAGGTGACGGAGACGGCCGGCATGCTCGGCTTCGGCGAATGGCGGCTCGACACGACGGGGCGCCACCTGCTCGACACGGACGGCACGCTGGTCGCGCTGAGCGGCGCCGAATACCGGTTGCTGCGCGTGTTTCTCGACCATCCGCAACGCGTGCTGACGCGCGATCAGCTGCTCAACCTCACGCAGGGCCGGCAGTCCGATCCGTTCGACCGCTCGATCGACCTGCTGGTGAGCCGGCTGCGCCAGCGCTTGCGCGACGGCGCGCGCGAGCCGCGCTACATCAAGACGCTGCGCAACGAAGGCTACGTGTTTTCGTCGGCCGTGACCGTGATCGAAGGCGCGCAATGA